A single genomic interval of Nycticebus coucang isolate mNycCou1 chromosome 21, mNycCou1.pri, whole genome shotgun sequence harbors:
- the KCNG1 gene encoding potassium voltage-gated channel subfamily G member 1 — protein sequence MTLLPGDNSDYDYSALSCTSDASFHPSFFAQRQPLKGVFYRRAQRLRPQDQPRQGGQAEDRRRQIIINVGGSKYSLPWTTLDEFPLTRLGQLKACTNFDDILNVCDDYDVTCNEFFFDRNPGAFGTILTFLRAGKLRLLREMCALSFQEELLYWGIAEDHLDGCCKRRYLQKMEEFAEMVEREEEEDALDSEGRDSDHPAEGEGRLGRCMRRLRDMVERPHSGLPGKVFACLSVLFVTVTAVNLSVSTLPSLREEEEQGQCSQMCHNVFIVESVCVGWFSLEFLLRLIQAPSKFSFLRSPLTLIDLVAILPYYITLLVDGAAAGRRKPGAGNSYLDKVGLVLRVLRALRILYVMRLARHSLGLQTLGLTARRCTREFGLLLLFLCVAIALFAPLLYVIENEMADSPEFTSIPACYWWAVITMTTVGYGDMVPRSTPGQVVALSSILSGILLMAFPVTSIFHTFSRSYLELKQEQERVMFRRAQFLIKTKSQLSSMSQDSDILFGSASSDTRDN from the exons ATGACCCTCTTACCGGGAGACAATTCCGACTATGACTACAGCGCGCTGAGCTGCACCTCGGACGCCTCCTTCCACCCCAGCTTCTTCGCGCAGCGCCAGCCCCTCAAGGGCGTCTTCTACCGCCGGGCGCAGCGGCTGCGGCCGCAGGACCAGCCCCGCCAGGGCGGCCAGGCCGAGGACCGCAGGCGCCAGATCATCATCAACGTGGGCGGCAGCAAGTACTCGCTGCCCTGGACCACGCTGGACGAGTTCCCGCTGACGCGGCTGGGCCAGCTCAAGGCCTGCACCAACTTCGACGACATCCTCAACGTGTGCGATGACTACGATGTGACCTGCAACGAGTTCTTCTTCGACCGCAACCCGGGCGCCTTCGGCACCATCCTGACCTTCCTGCGGGCCGGCAAGCTGCGGCTGCTGCGCGAGATGTGCGCCCTGTCCTTCCAGGAGGAGCTGCTGTACTGGGGCATCGCCGAGGACCACCTGGACGGCTGCTGCAAGCGCCGCTACCTGCAGAAGATGGAGGAGTTCGCCGAGATGGTGgagcgggaggaggaggaggacgcgCTGGACAGCGAGGGCCGCGACAGCGACCACCCCGCCGAGGGCGAGGGCCGCCTGGGCCGCTGCATGCGTAGACTGCGCGACATGGTGGAGCGGCCGCACTCGGGGCTGCCGGGCAAGGTGTTTGCCTGCCTGTCGGTGCTGTTCGTCACTGTCACCGCTGTGAACCTCTCGGTCagcaccttgcccagcctgagggaggaggaggagcag GGCCAGTGTTCCCAGATGTGCCACAACGTCTTCATCGTGGAGTCGGTGTGTGTGGGCTGGTTCTCGCTGGAGTTCCTCCTGCGGCTCATCCAGGCGCCCAGCAAGTTCTCCTTCCTGCGGAGCCCGCTCACGCTGATCGACCTGGTGGCCATCCTGCCCTACTACATCACCCTGCTGGTGGACGGCGCCGCCGCGGGCCGCCGCAAGCCCGGCGCGGGCAACAGCTACCTGGACAAGGTGGGGCTGGTGCTGCGCGTGCTGCGCGCGCTGCGCATCCTGTACGTGATGCGCCTGGCGCGCCACTCGCTGGGGCTGCAGACGCTGGGGCTCACGGCCCGCCGCTGCACCCGCGAGTTCGGGCTCCTGCTGCTCTTCCTCTGCGTGGCCATCGCCCTCTTCGCGCCCCTCCTCTACGTCATCGAGAACGAGATGGCCGACAGCCCCGAGTTCACCAGTATCCCCGCCTGCTACTGGTGGGCCGTCATCACCATGACCACTGTGGGCTACGGGGACATGGTCCCCAGGAGCACCCCGGGCCAGGTGGTGGCGCTGAGCAGCATCCTGAGCGGCATCCTGCTCATGGCCTTTCCCGTCACCTCCATCTTCCACACCTTCTCCCGCTCCTACCTGGAGCTCAAGCAGGAGCAGGAGCGGGTGATGTTCCGGAGGGCCCAGTTCCTCATCAAAACCAAGTCGCAGCTGAGCAGCATGTCCCAGGACAGTGACATCTTGTTCGGAAGTGCCTCCTCGGACACCAGGGACAACTGA